The Gigantopelta aegis isolate Gae_Host chromosome 9, Gae_host_genome, whole genome shotgun sequence genomic sequence atatatgttaaaataaaatggtaatgactggttgcattttactttatgaattaacattacgttgcacaataacccccacccccccaccacgTTTTGTCACATCCCATAATTCCCACACTCCTTAGTGCACGTTGTGTTGTTCTCAAATGATCCCATTATTCAATCATATataataaagaagtaacataccgctggtcagtaaatgttatatttgactGGATCAACTTTATTAAGTTTCAATATCTTTAATACGCAATCTAATATCTCCCAgcagaactattacattgtaacagtgtTCAAACTCGCACGTGCTGTTCGTCACATGATGTGACATCGGGTAcggccattacttcaaagggagtgagtagcacatttaaattaaaggtgggtttttttcacttaatttacaactattgtagtaacattttttgttggttttttaattacaaaaaccataccaaaaatgatttaaaaaataataataaaaaaattaaatttgaaaaaaaagtacgaaacatatgtacacacatttttacaaaataagatcgtctgcttaaaatagcacagcaaatgatagtgcagggtgcacattaagtcaatactttacttcctacgtccgttcggactatgtaaatagcggattggacgtgttgcgatagatcccaaatatgtgttgatgcaaatggatgaattaaaacaaaaacttgtaTTCATCTACCAAAACTGTATTAGGCAATAtcagacaatgtaggcattattactaaaaactacgatacaacagactgtatcaaaacaagatacacctaatttgcatatccaggtcagacTTGTTTGTCACGTGTTCGTAATCAATCGGAAAACCAAACGAAagctaaatttgtaaaaaaaattatgagttCAAGTGTTCACAATGAGAGCAACTTTGGGAATCTTTACTGGGAAACCGCTGGGTCGTAATTGGGAAAAGGTTTGATATTGGTTTGGGAATTTACGTTAGGGGAATGGAGCCGTTCATCGGCCACAaaatgtatggtagattatacccATCCAATAGGTACctaaagagggggggggggggggggtgtcagtgGGGCAAAGAAAACAGCCGAAGTGATCGGGTTGACATTACGGAAACCGAAAACGGCCTAAGTGAttctcattttaaaaaacccaaaagactaaaaaaaaaaaaaaatcagtttctcTGACGACGGAAATCCGTCTCACGACGGACAGTTAACAGCCATGTGATTGgtataatttcttcattttaagttaactacgtgtattttattgttataaacttatttgtatattattttttatatcattttgcttttaaaatgagctataatatggtctcgtgacatgtttcctttaatgtaatatttgacaCTTGAAATAATAACCTTTCAAATGATACCAAACTTGTCTCACTTGGAACGAGTTTCTAAAAATGACCTATTGGTTTACTTTACCACGGAATTGCCCACTAATAGTATTCctgcaaatgttttagactgatttttagtaCTTGATGCGcggcaaaccagtagacaataGTGTATTTGCAATCGGGATCGCAAACTTGCAACTTGAATAGAGACGAGCCaaacgttttaaagaaatgtgcacggaccgctaaggcgcctaaattaactgctgctattttatctctaaaggaatatatgtagacataatattggattgcctataattttacaaaggttgaaaacggttttaacgtaaacaaaaatgtcacaaaagttgaaaaatactaacaatCTAATCATGCACTaatgagtagcctgttttatagttcagaggaactggacatttgttgtttgtttgttttttaatctgctgtatactaaattttacatagTGACAGATGGTaacctttatttgttatttctaatCATACACcagggaatgggcatttttcctccaaatgtatctattttgtttcagtactaggctgatatttaatccttttacaatagtgttaacttctgcaagctgcacagaggttctagaatatggcggcccgatgcccgaggacagtggtttttagattcgggcaactaaaaattactttttgcaatcccgatggcaagtggtgaataataataataataataaaatagatctacaacgctacgatcgtacgaaaacaaaagacacatctacaagtcacttcttttgttttacaagcattaaagaaactgttttataaaacgttttcttttgtactttgttttaactttatgtatgagctaaaaattatgtatttaaaatataatttcaatgtaaCTTTGatgtaaccgatcaggtaacccacaggttatgcaaatatagtgcacgtaaccgaacaattggttacctaggtaaaaaccacgttaactgacttccggttacttcagatttcgaaatattgtcccctgtgaATCGTCTGTGGACGAAACGTCCAGAGGACGAACTGTCTGGAAAGCGTTTATGCTTAGTAGTCcatgattccatttataataaattcttgtttaagtttattgacataaatgactacatgtacatacagaaaaataacctttcattcaagtttatttgctgcaaatgtcagttttaaaaaaattgctgtCGGTATACTCAAAATACCTTTGGTGGGCCCTGCCACCGaaggcaattttattttttaatttctgtgGGTGATGAAAtctaagttcgagccctgttgaTACATAAGATGCATTATAAGTGACTAAAACATCTACTGAAAAAagataaatgtaatatttgatattaaagataataaCCTTTCAAATGAGACCAAACTTGTCTCACATTcatgaatgaatttttaaaaatgacattgATTTACCTAACCACGAAAAATGGTCTTTGACTGCAGAAGTGCACCTATACACTGGACAGTAGAGCTGCAATGAATACATCAAGTGGCAAATACAATATGTATCACAAATATGGGGTTTcgaatatgaataaatattcatCAGTACCAATAATTACAGTGAATCTACCAGTACTGTACTACTGACTTTTTGAATGAAGCAACCCACCAGTGAACAAAAgtcaaaaatagcatttaaatagtaggatgtgtttaacattaaattttggaatgttaaaatgctgaaaatttaaaaattaaatgtcagtaataaaaacaaaattataataaaatgaaaattaacaagacgaaaaaccccaaaacatagGCCTACTGCTTAAATACTTCTGTGTGTACATATAGCTTACAAACTGTGGTCTTACtaaatttacataattaataaataataataaagtttttttaaaaacactaatatattcGGTTCTTCGGCTACTGAATAACGAATATGTATCCTGGATTATGGATAGCCTGTATTCGGTGCACCGAACACATGAGTGAATCGTTGCAGCTCTACTGGACAGCACTGTACATATAAGCCAAAAAATGCtttaatgaacattattttataagtaAATTTATAAATCTGTATCCTCTCAACattgtttttagtaaaatttaATCCAGTTGTCAGACAGAAGGTTAATAGTAATACAAACACCAGGAATATAAACCTATACACAGCAAAACCATAGAATCACACACCAGATTATCTTATGCCATTATATGTTAGTGGGTGATCTGGTGCTGTAGCAACCGACTTTCAATCGATTTTGTTGTGCGTTATATATAGATATCGGTTTCAGCAACATGCCATGCGTTGAAGTGCAAACGCGGTTCCCAGACAATGGCGACCCTGGTGTCCGCCATTTTGGAAACACTGTAAGTCAAAATTCTTTGTTTAGCATTCATTCTGACAAATATTAGCGCACTTGCTACAACGTAGTTATTAGTTTTATGCACTGCACTATTTATATTACCTCAAATTCCTTCAATAAACAGCCAATGCCACCATAAGGTATTCGCTTCTTTTCATGGCTCAATTTATCCACTGGTGGGAGAAAGTTCATGGGATCCCTTGCAGCAAACAATGCAAGAAGGTTCGGTGGTAAATACTGAGTCATTTTGTCTTAGTCTGTACGAACAACAGTTGATAACTTGATAATATTCACAGTATGTCCAACAAACTTTACTACTGTTTTCAAGGGTACGAGAAGCGAGAAACGCACATGGCCATTTACCTCGTGCACGAAATGTACGCTTATTGGATCAATAAGCCATTGGTCCAACACAGCAACTGTACGGACGTATACTTTGGAATAGGGTACTATTTCTTTTCAGCAGGAAATGATGCTCATTCCGCGAACTCTTCCAGTTTGTtgatacaaataaaactaaaattaagaaatatatttaatagattaaaaaaaaaaaaaacctttttatttcgctcataaaaagttataaatgtAAACGATTTTATATTTACGTTTCACAAAGGCCGTACGATTGGCTATAATTATTCCCGAAAGTCAGTTTTATCAGCACCCCCGTCGTTGATTTTGGAATACTCAGATACATTTATACAGAGAATGATTGTTAGAAGAAATTCATAAATGAATGTAGTATGGTTACTTGATTTGAACGATATCTACAGAGGCAATCAACATAATGACTTGTTTGATAGATCCTCTTTCACACCAGCCAATAGTATTTTGTATCGGTGGTATTATGCTCACGTCGGTAATCTAACAAGTGAGGTTCACATCGGTACTCGGACTGCAGTGCAAATATGTCTGATAATTATAATGGATTgttggtggaggtggtggtggttaaTTTGGTTCGTGCGGCGTCACCTGAGCCATTTTCCGGGTGACAGTGATAGCAACATCGGTTTACCATAGTCTTCAAATGGAAGTAAACGGGGAAGGCAAACTGACGTGTGACGTCAATAAAATCGATTCACTTGTTTCCCGGGCCAGGAACCGTAATACTAATATTTTCGTCCGCCATGTTTGCCGATATAAGTAATATTATAAAGTGATCAATTTGTGAATAGCTGTATAGACCACAGTTAACTGTGTTCTCCATGTGTGTGCTCTGTTTGGTATGATTGCATTTAGCCATGCACTGTAGTGTTGACAGGCTGGGTAAGCTTTAGTGTGGGGAACAACATGTGACAAGTATAATGGAAGTAGCAATGGCAGGATTAGAGGGCAATGGGGGACCAGCTGGTTATGGTATGTCTCAAAGAACACATATTACACATACTAATGTTCCAAATTCCAGGTCATACCCAAAGATCGGCACAGAAACTGGGGGAGAGGGATTTGGCACCACCACCCAAGCTGGAAGCGACTACGAGTGTTGTGAACGTGTAGTGATCAACGTTAGTGGTCTACGGTTTGAGACACAAATCAAGACTCTGAATCAGTTTCCGGACACCTTGCTTGGAAATCCACACAAAAGGAACAGGTATTATGATCCTCTGAGAAATGAGTACTTTTTTGACCGAAACCGACCAAGTTTTGATGCAATTCTTTATTTCTATCAAAGTGGTGGAAGATTGCGAAGACCGGTAAATGTGCCTCTTGATGTTTTTTCTGAGGAGATCAAATTTTATGAACTTGGGGAAGAGACATTTGAAAAGTATCGTGATGATGAAGGATATATTAAGGAGGAAGAAAAGCCTCTTCCGCAAAATGAATTCCAGCGTAGAGTGTGGTTATTATTTGAATACCCAGAAAGTTCCACTGCGGCTCGTTTAATTGCGATATTTTCTGTACTCATAATTCTGCTCTCCattgtgatattttgtttggaGACATTACCGGAATTCAAACATTACAGAGTCGTTAATGGCACTGAAAATGAAACAAGTTTTGCACCTACTCAGCCTTCGATAGAGGAGGATGATATTCCGAAATTCAATGAACCATTCTTCATTATTGAAACTTGTTGCATAATATGGTTTACTTTTGAATTACTTGTCCGATTTGCCTCTTGTCCAGAGAAATTGGGATTCTTCAAGAATATCATGAATACGATAGACATAGTAGCTATCATTCCATATTTTATTACCCTTGGTACTGTGATTGCAGATGAAAGTAAGAGTAATAGTCAGGCAATGTCTTTGGCTATTTTGAGGGTGATCAGACTTGTACGCGTTTTTAGGATTTTTAAGTTATCCAGACACTCAAAAGGTCTTCAAATATTAGGTCAAACATTAAAAGCAAGTATGAGGGAGCTTGGACTTCTCATATTCTTTTTGTTCATTGGTGTCATATTGTTttccagtgctgtttattttgCAGAAGCTGATGCAGAACAGtcacattttaaaagtattccGGATGCATTTTGGTGGGCTGTAGTCACTATGACAACTGTGGGGTATGGAGATATGCGGCCAATCGGTGTTTGGGGGAAACTAGTTGGATCCCTGTGTGCAATTGCGGGTGTTCTGACAATTGCTTTACCTGTACCAGTCATTGtgtcaaactttaactatttttaTCACAGAGAAACCGAAAATGATGATAAGGGCACTTACAATCATGTTCAGTCTTGTCCGAATTTTCCACCGAAAAAGGACTCCCTGGCTGATGATTCTGAATGTGGGTCAGATATTATGGAAATGGAAGAAGGACACAGTTTGACACTGaatgataaaacaaaagaaaatcacACATGTAAGCTGAACAATCCTTCTAACAATAGTCTTAGTATTGAGACTGATGTATGATAGCAAATTGGTatggagatttaaaaaaaccaaaaacccccaacccagTTTCATTATTGAACGGtgtgtttaaaattatattgtaaGATGTCTCTAGTTATGTGAAAAACATGCATGTTTTTGTCTTGCCATTTATGCCAAATCTTACAACTTGTCTAGTTCTTTGTGATTCCAGCCCAAAGGTGTTGGATTGAATTCCTGATGTGATAAACTGAAAGAAATTGCCAAACCCTATTAAAAATGGCAGTATTGATTAGACATAcagacaggcacacacacacgcacactggCAATATTCACATTATATACATtgcaggcacacacacacacacacaaaactggaaatattaatttaaaaaaaaatttcagtgtACATATGAACATTTTCTAAGAACTACAGGTAAAATGTACTGATGATAAAACTTCACACTATCTATATACATTGCAGACACAGGCATAAGTACAGAGGAAAAGAGGAGAAAGTAGTTTGAATTATCTGACATTGTTACTACTTCACTACTTGTACAGTCGAGCGGAcaacaataatttctttttgcaATTTGGTCAGTATTGAAACTGAAATACTTCATATAGCTAGCTCACACTTTTACCTATGCACACTGACTACCTTAGTACGTACCTATCATGATTTTTGCAACAGTTCTTTCTTACTTAactaattaaaattgttttagcaCTGATCTTAGTTCTAAAAAGTCCACAAAACTGTTGTAATCATTTAATTTATGCCACAGGCAagaacattaaataaaaccccAACAATTTAATGGCTAAAAGACTGGACTATACTTGATGGAAAAATCAGTTGTGTTTATATATACGAGTGCTGAAGGAGACAGAGAAGGAAGTTATTGATGTATGTGACCAGCGTGAAAATTTCTAGCTGTTGACTTCAAATCAACTTGAAGAGTGATCCAGTTATCTCATCTTTGCATTCTAATGCTGATGCTGTTGGTGCTTCTAAGGTGGCATGCCACTAAGTGTCTTGAAGACAACTGGAAATGTGAAGAGACTGGtaagttttcatttttatttaaatagtaaTCTACTTCTGCAACCCTGGCAATCGGCAGTGTTGTGAAGATTTGTACAGTGTTTTAAACTTTTCACAGCACTTTTTGTGCTTTGAAAAACTTAATGCCAACTCataaagaaataattgaaaaagaaatccagtataaataaaaatgttcctttacaaattgtcattaaattatacagattaaatcttattttaatacagggatgaagacaaaatgctagaacagccaaggtttGTAGCTTGACTTgaattgtctctgaagtaaaagataatgcagtgCAAAGATTGAGACCAAAGTTAGAACTGCGCGTGCTTAAGTaagctagtctgggagtggcagtcctctttgtggtgatgcaagagagatgaaataaactttgtgATGATTTAAGGGGGGAAAAATCTCCAGTAGAGGAATTCCTCAGAAGTGGCTTTCAGATATAGATTAGGCACTAGTTGAAGATCCATGGAATTATCCACTGTTTGCAAAATGCCCATTTAattctgcattgtgcagagatatggttcTGCATGGGCCCGTATTTATCAAAGaacttaatttttttgaaaTTGACGTATCTAAGTCAAAAACATAACTTGGTATTCATCAAACAACTTAAGAAAAACTTAAGTAAGTCCGAGAAAAAAACTTACGTCAGTGGTCGTTGAGGAAGTATTTAAATTttcatataatttaattaaacatccAGTggaactcttcttttttttgaaaaaaaaggtagaaataCATTATATTGGGGTGTGGGgggaattaattaaataaataaaaataagatacGGTAATGTgcataaaaactaattttattattaaatttagaaatgttttcattaattatatttttccttctaataacagcaatattttttgaaatacaaatagtgttaatttaattaattaaaaaaaaagtatcaaaACAACAGATCTATGTATAAAGTAGATAGATAACACTTccactgaataaaatatttaattaatgtagtAAAGGCACACAACAAAGCACTTatacattgttatatataaaagctgcaatacataccttattgtaatttatgaatccataaatgaaatcaatgttttaattttactatTAACGTAAACACCGAACCGAAGTATATTTcgaatttccctccgagtgacaccGAACACAACAATCATCATGGCTGCCAAACTACAGCTGATCACATGACGTAGACTGAGTATAGTCTGTTTCACAAGTAAATCATTGCCTTGAATATACTGaatgaaaacatatatacagttaATAATAGGCATGCTTAGTTTTCATAAATTTtcaaattgttgtttttcttctcttttttgtttttgtttgtttgtttattgttgtttgttctgtttatatatatatatgacatatatctataatatttcaatgggtttttttcaatgtttcaACATAGGTAGatcataaatgaaaaaataaatgtgtttacaaATCTAAATTTACCATACCTTCTTCTCCCCACCCTCCTTGTCActaccataaaaaaaaacccgactATCGTGACTCAGATTGCTGAATTTCCCTATCCGTAAGCTGTCCGTAGAATGGTCGAATATGTAGACACACATGAGGAGACGCGTAAATGGAATCTACTCGAAATTAGTTGCTTAGAAAGTGATTTTCATGTATTATGCCTTAAAGATTAAGGAAAATTCAGAAATTATTTGACGTGAATTTCAGATTGTTTTACATTATGATGCAGTgttgttatataaataaagacgCTATCGAAATATTTGCTGTGGACGCGGacactttttgtgtgtgttcattTATGCGGTTACCCATATGGTTTTGCAGTTATCAGTACCAGTTGTGTGTTTTCGGAACCGTTTCCGTATTTAccaccagtgtttctgccagaaagaaatttgtgggtatggcgctatgttattgaatgcaaccacagtcaacaagggCTATGGGGGGCGTCCTCCACaatgaaaatgggttacatttagggttaggcttaagaaaaacatacaataatgataagagtcattaattttgtcaaaatgttaactttaaaaaaaaaaaattgggtatggcgccatatccattttaccttctggcagaaaccctgaccaCTACATGACCCGGTCCAAAAAAATGCAATGATAGTGTGCATTATGTGCAACGTTGAAGTGGCTTAGCTTGGACTTTTAAGATAGTAGTTTTAAGAAATAATTAACTAATGTATTAGTGCTAACCAAATATTCCTCATGGGGCTCATCTCGGCCTGTATATAgtcagtccttggtttttgaaaattataggcgaGTGGAAAATCGACATCTCAATATCCTAAGGTGAGTGAAAaaatcattctccaaaataaataaaataggcagaGTAGCTCTGATaggattttgactggtacgtctacaatattgtctattaaaccagtatttaccgatttgttcaacaaagagaaataccagtttaactaCTCCATGGAAGCCACTGCgctgtttttcacactcgtcagattgaaattacgtgtgCTATACGAGTGTTATcgcacccgcgcaccttaaaaagcaaggtctgtatatagttttaaagttcCTGTAGTTagcatatatgttttattattattttatgtattgatTTGACAAATGTGGATTGACACAGTTTCTGCGGTGCTCCGAAGACGATAGCTGAGGAATctacaaccaaccaaccaataaTGGTTACCGTTGATTACTTCATGGTATATTAACAACTCAAATAAACAACATAGTCATGCTTTGTTGCTAGTTGACACTACAATGGAGAAATTAAATAACGATGAACATgcgtagtactagtagtagtagctttttttcttttttgtgtttgCTAATGGGATGGTTTTCGATAGGTCGAGGATATTCATTATGTCGAGAATATTCGTTCTgctacaaacatttaattttctaaatatctacattgaaattaaatataaaatgtctgctttttgttagttttaaaacCGTTTAATTTTTAGTCATAATATAGTTACATGAATTGTAGTTTagctatagtccttcccacaggaagcgctgttttcttactatggcatttgtactacaagttatttatttctaagcaaattatttaattgcacacacaagtaggtttttgttgttatttccaaaacagttttacttttcttcttacgtcaaatcaaactgaaattatttacaaaattcattgttcatggaggctgggaaggactatagaaaTGTATGCCCAGTTGTCATGTCGCAAGTTATACCTTGTCATAAGGCATGCGTGCCGTTTTGTTACACTCAAATGCATCAAACATATATGGATTTGACTGGGATTTTGTACGAGTTAAATGGGTAAGTTTGTGGTATTAgtattacaaatgttttaactgtAAGTGGTAAGTTTTTTTATGTAAACTTTACCCCCAATTTATTTTGGTAaaacaatattgaaaatatGACAGTCACCGCTACGCTATTTCATATAAACAGAAAATAGTCTATGCATAAACAACAACAGTTGTTACATTTTACCGTGAAATTTAAGTTGCATAC encodes the following:
- the LOC121380502 gene encoding potassium voltage-gated channel subfamily A member 2-like isoform X2 — encoded protein: MEVAMAGLEGNGGPAGYGMSQRTHITHTNVPNSRSYPKIGTETGGEGFGTTTQAGSDYECCERVVINVSGLRFETQIKTLNQFPDTLLGNPHKRNRYYDPLRNEYFFDRNRPSFDAILYFYQSGGRLRRPVNVPLDVFSEEIKFYELGEETFEKYRDDEGYIKEEEKPLPQNEFQRRVWLLFEYPESSTAARLIAIFSVLIILLSIVIFCLETLPEFKHYRVVNGTENETSFAPTQPSIEEDDIPKFNEPFFIIETCCIIWFTFELLVRFASCPEKLGFFKNIMNTIDIVAIIPYFITLGTVIADESKSNSQAMSLAILRVIRLVRVFRIFKLSRHSKGLQILGQTLKASMRELGLLIFFLFIGVILFSSAVYFAEADAEQSHFKSIPDAFWWAVVTMTTVGYGDMRPIGVWGKLVGSLCAIAGVLTIALPVPVIVSNFNYFYHRETENDDKGTYNHVQSCPNFPPKKDSLADDSECGSDIMEMEEGHSLTLNDKTKENHTYTGISTEEKRRK
- the LOC121380502 gene encoding potassium voltage-gated channel subfamily A member 2-like isoform X1, which translates into the protein MEVAMAGLEGNGGPAGYGMSQRTHITHTNVPNSRSYPKIGTETGGEGFGTTTQAGSDYECCERVVINVSGLRFETQIKTLNQFPDTLLGNPHKRNRYYDPLRNEYFFDRNRPSFDAILYFYQSGGRLRRPVNVPLDVFSEEIKFYELGEETFEKYRDDEGYIKEEEKPLPQNEFQRRVWLLFEYPESSTAARLIAIFSVLIILLSIVIFCLETLPEFKHYRVVNGTENETSFAPTQPSIEEDDIPKFNEPFFIIETCCIIWFTFELLVRFASCPEKLGFFKNIMNTIDIVAIIPYFITLGTVIADESKSNSQAMSLAILRVIRLVRVFRIFKLSRHSKGLQILGQTLKASMRELGLLIFFLFIGVILFSSAVYFAEADAEQSHFKSIPDAFWWAVVTMTTVGYGDMRPIGVWGKLVGSLCAIAGVLTIALPVPVIVSNFNYFYHRETENDDKGTYNHVQSCPNFPPKKDSLADDSECGSDIMEMEEGHSLTLNDKTKENHTCKLNNPSNNSLSIETDV